The DNA segment caACTGTTTAGTCGAAAAaatggcatacttttgtaaaaatgcaaagtagagttatggaacatgagtaatgcatgtcagatcatcgcAATGAACAAGTgcgtgacgtttcaatccatttccattagtaggtactgaaataccagcttacatataaaaccttaataaaaaattatacgaaacagagttatggaacctgtgcagtgtaagtcaatttatcacagtaaataagtgtgtgaagtttcaatccaatcccacaagtggttactgagataccagcttacatacaaaaacttaaccaaatcgggacgccgacgcggacatcGACGcagggatgaaataaaaaagtggaaaaccacaggtcgcctaacacgacataaccgcaaatgttgcaggctcggtctgattgagcctgttcatggacggtagtggaagtgcaagctaccgttcacgccctctagccccgggttgagcagaactcaacatttacacatgttataagtaccagaatgtaatttagacattcgcagatgtattcatacgacggtgcacatggaaccttcaatgatgcacagagtgcaaacccatgaaaagtggcgtatagtccccagataaaataatggctgtgccctaaacaagaaaacagtgggcagaattaaacaaactggagtccaatagctccacctattctttgaatagtcgagctaaaacacataattttcctttttttttcaaatgctgcagacatatctttctcatgcagtgttcatgtaaaattggttaaatttgtaacataactgacatttgttgcagtcctacccagaaatgtgcaattttacttttctactacaaagacaaaaaacaacgtcaatttccctaaagttttactgcacatttcggtattaccagaaaatttggccgTAATGATCTACATTGAACTTGAGTACAATTGTCTTGCAATAACGGtgctatttattgtaacaacgAAATATTAACGACATATGAGTCATAACGAGTAAAGATCTCATGTGATACGAgtaatttttttctaataaaattgaaagaatatctcgtaattacgagataagaacgatttttttctaataacgatataaaatacatatacatacattttagaatgtcttcacctggacccgtcatttattaaattacttgatttataaaaaaactgcaaacttagcacgaacaaagcatgggcaactattaatacatacatcataaggccaagtttaattttactttttgtaaaggcacttcaaatcattcataaatatgacaaaacgagatatgttcgaaactttcctaagaatcagcactgaatatcattagtgtttaaaaacttttaattgcaataaacatttatatgcaatctaatttaaattccatttgacttggtatttttatttagcacagagacacaaatcaatgatttgtctttgcctcaaagaggacaatattagagacattatataatatcacgacaatcttgattttttcgtgaggaccgtgttttaagtcagagaaaagcctcaaactatccattatgtgaaagaatggacaatctcggcgcgttgcgcctcgatttgtccattctttcacataatggacagttttcggcttttctcctttacgtaGAAACTGACGGCGGTGAAATCTTATCATGAAAATTGACGGATAACAACTTGATATTTTATTGGTTTCATTCTGTCATAAAGTCAGacatttttatctaaatattagAAAATGTGATGATTACAAAATATCTGGCTTATACACAAGGTGTGAAGTCATTAAGGACTAATTGTTTCGTTATCCATAGATCGATAAGGGATATGAGATATAGCCCTCGGAATTGGTCATAGGGTTTTGGAATATCAAGTCAGATGTCGAGTAGCCAGCTGACTACCTAGTCAAATCAAAATCGCACCTAATTTCGAATTTTAGGCTTAGGttcttggattttaaaaatattgtgcGTTGGTAATTCTCAGATATTCAAATGCTGAATAGGTAGTATCACAAATTTCGTTCATTGTAAAAGAATAGATGCATGTATGGTATCTAAACGGTCTGTAATTAATTCCTACGAATAAAACatgaatacatttgtattattacAGTCGAAACTGTTTTCATCTCGAATAATAATCAGAAGTTATGTTAAAAACGTACTACACGCATGAATCTACTCGTAATGATTATCGTAACTGTGAATTAATGTTGTAATGCCTGGTTTTATTCAAATGCTTAATGTTagcaaatttaagaaaataaaatgttttataagttATTAATATGATTATACTAaaagcattttgaaataaactaGATTGTTAGAAAACATTTATCAATTATGTATTGGCTGCTAACTTAAAAGGTTTCTAATGTTCCCAATTAGAATTAGATGATGCTTCTTTGACAGCAAGCGTGGACTTCCCTCAAATGATGCGTTAACTTGCTGtgactaattttcatttttcCCCAGCTGCAACTTCATAGAAATGTTTTGTTAAGCTGCAGATAACCCTTTCATCATAACCCTTTCAtccaaaatttcatattaaaatccATATTACAGCGCTTGGGAATTATTCTTAATGATTAGATCAATCAGTCCTAAAATGCAGCTGCAGATGTAGTTTAAGAGAAATCCTAGTAAACAACATCGAGGGAGAGAACAGTCAGTATTCAACACCTAATCAACAACAGATCCTGCTTGCAACCTTTATACATATGACGGGTTAAAGTAATCAGTTGTCATAGGTTATCTACTAAGATAGactaaagaataaaactggaatAAACAAAGGTATACCCTTGTgaattcattcttttttttttaattctgcaCTAcctatttatttacatattgtcattttaaaagactaataaattgaattttattatttgaagtaCGCAGTTACACATGTCTTCCTTTCCATATCTTGGTGTCTGACTTACTCTGTAATAACACTTGGTATAGTTTGAGTAATTGATTCAGAAGTCGTTCATTTCACAAGGAATAGAAACgagttttccccttttttgggGTGGGGAGAGAGGGGGGTGTGCGGGGGGATGagatgataaaataaatttattacaactagCGGGGTCGGAAGGTCCAATAAACATACATAAGATTGTAATGCAAGGTTATGCACGGATATATAGATAGTGATAGATCTTTTATCTATAACTACATGTACAGACAAAACAACAGTTTTAACCGCGTGCATAACCCGTAACTGTTTGGTAAGTAATGATATGATGATAATTAAACACACAACTGTAcacttaaaggctcataatgcctttgtttaaaatatgggAAATAtgatttaacagaaaatgaatatatttcttgttcatatattcattttctgttaaatcaTATTTCCCATAATTGTTTTctacaatatttatcaaatgtttaaatacagtgaaacaccgctcgctcgaggtcgcaaggggatgagcaaaatgctcgagttatccatggtttcgagcgacccaaacattgaccaacataagaaaattgaagttttattttaccaattgtcatcggcACCATTTGCAGAGGAACCGGTGATGCGTTATAATAACAACCTCGTGACAAAAacaaaacgtattacaaacgttatctatgatgtaataagtaataacatacttgctttaatctaaagcaaacagtaattgataaatatttgatccataaaacttttcttcaacctttcatcaataattaatctcattatcatatcaaataaaccgacaaacaaacatttaggatagtcggggaatagactatgcaattctcacggcgtgcgaaaattttaaattaaccgatacattctgattGCCGAAGCTGTGAAAAcatttgacacctctgctcgagttagccagaagcatcaaagagtaaattaatacacagggaccaggtgtcatgctcgagcgatcgagttatcgatgctcgactcagccatggtaatttcatatagaaaatagaaggaaatcggccgggaccacatgaattgctcgagcgagcccgggtgctcgagtcatcgatgctcgagcgagcggtgtttcactgtactgaTGAAAATAGTAGAAAGCTtaattgaatctattgtttttattaccccCCTTTCTGGCTCTAACTGTAACAGtccatgtgcagtattaaaagtagcacATTTCTAACTATGTACTGATGCATATCATCTGTTTGGACAGCATTTTCGTCtgtattaacataaaatttaaggcatatatttaagttaaattttgTCTGAAAGCCTCAGTCTGTACATTATACATTCAGAACTTAATAAATGTCCCTCAGTAGTGTTATAAAACAGTAGCTATTGTTCTCTTCATACGTAGTCGATATGACAATATAGATTCATGTACTTGTATTACATGCTAATTGTGCATGCGTACATTGTTTGGATCTAAGAACTACTGTAATTGGCATGTCCGCCTGTCGAAAGAAAAAGGCGTTCAACTGTACAAATGTTGACTACTGCAGTATGTCAAATTAAATGGATCATAACCTTTCAAGAAAATGTTgtaatacagttggaaaattaccatgacccagaACCTTACTAACAACATCTCCATAAAATcatgttttgatatactttctcgcaaaagtgtctttaaattgttattatattttatagCCGAATCTTAATAGCAAAATATTAACGTTATTCATAAGAACTGTAGTCTTGCTGAAGAAGTTTCTTTGTAATAGATTTATCGCGTCCTTTGAAATCCTAAACATGACGATatgctctggcaaaccgaattaaatAAGAAAGATGTACATCATAAGATGTTGCCTTGGTAAATCCCCATCCAAAATCCCCATCATAAACTTGCATATTGGCAACATATGTCTtgcattttggcaaaatatgtacttgtcaatgcaaatcgtTGACAATATTAATGCAGTAGTACTTATAGGGTAGGGGATCGATCCCTCTAAGGTAGCATgggatataccgaatgagatatatactatcgaattaaaaaatgtgtacttccggcacgtgcacagagcgtctgacttcgaattttttaaaagaatacgcttttttcttgtgcctaataagcgttcACATAATTTGCCCGAActgcaacgtcttgcacatcagtacaaatatggatatgtggtatatatacacgtagtgtgcacttgtaaataaaagcacctagtgagTACAGTTCACATAAATAAATACACCTCTCCAGAGGGTGCGCCTATCCAAGAGGcggaaatacatgtaatataatacaatacaatatgggcagtgttgtttttattccagaatctacctttaaattgatagggagtcgatcctacgcgtagcgacgaaaatcggaatcgatccctctacggtaacatgcgatataccgaatcgaattaaaaatgtgtccttccgtgctgtcattagacatttctttttaaatgttaagggatgagttgaagttggatcgattcccgattgagccagtgccttatttcatattatttatactATTCctaaggcaaaatatgtttattgaattgatacttatgctaaaataatgctaACTTGGTCGGTATCCAGGATAGGAAcatcaaagtttaaaaatactttagGTGAGAATCTGTGTATTAAAAACTCAATGTACACAATAAAAGTTGGTTAAGTTTTGAACAGatccattagttgaccaaaatttgattaaatacCTTTAagatagaaaatatatcaacatcaGAGTTTTGAACgatagtacattttgtattttcttggCATATATTTCCAAACCTGATATCAGTTTACAAATGTACATCTGTTCTTTATCAATTATTTCTCAATTATAGTTTGATAAAAAGCACGAAATGAGAATTCATCTATTTCATCCCTTCCAGCTTCATCATTATTAGATCAGTCTTGATGTTTCATACCATTTATATTGGTGGTAAATATTTCATCAGATTGAAATACCGCTTGTGGTAAAATATTAGCTTTATGAGCAGTTTTCGGTACCGTTGATTCGTAGGTtgagtttaaaaaaatatgtaatctaCAGCTTTTCAACATGTATTATCAATATGTATCTGTACTATCTTTCACCCCATATAAATGAATAGGTATCTCCAGTTTACATTACAGATCATGTTACCTTACTGAGAAAGACCTCGTAGTATTGACTGGCAATTTGTTTTCACCTGAATGAAGTAAGCCGAGtatgattaaaaaaaacccctaatttcatatcatttgtttgaattgtttTAAGAGTGTAAGAAAACGTACATTATGTGTTTGGTTACAGTTAAAAAAGATATCCTTAAACAGATTTTCGTCTATATCAGTTCTATTCATAAAAGATATGGATGGTCTTATTAGATAAGTGTTGGATAGTAAACTAAGAGTTCATTTGTAGCATTCTTTcacacttttatatatttttacagttttttatcacaacaaaaataattaaaacaatacatATCACACTTGTGTAACAAAGCTGTTAATTGACTGTTCTGTAATAAGTTTCATAAAAAGGGAGTTATTTTTCGCTTTCAGCATCCCAGTTAGTGGACATATTTCCATACGTTTGAACTGCATTGTGAGTTTTTTTCTTCGCTTTCTATAGATGTTGATAGACAGTCTAATGTATAGTCTAATGTCTAATGTAAAGTTTtcataataaagaaaaaacaaataaagaaacaaagcATTTTAGATATTCAAATGGTCCGACCTTTTAAGCTGTTTACAACCCATGTCAAACATGTTAAATTTGTAAGTTCTCGGCAGATAACCTCTGATTATGGTTGCAAGGAAGCTAGGCTATATAAGGTAGCGTTCTGATGACGAGTACTGTGACCGACGCTGAGTCAGGAATATGACTGGTATATCTGGAATTAAGTCTCACCAAAATGAACTGCCCCAAACTGGTTAAGACTGGATTTACCTGATCTGTTTTAGCTTGCGTAAGAAGAtatactaaggaaaatattaggCAAAGCTGTCTGGGAGAAAAGGTCAAACAAATTCCTTCACAAgagtatttattataaaaacgAAGATAAATACAAGTGTGATAACATACTAAAAGTCCTCAACAAAATCCCTAGGCGTTACTTGAAAAAAGACGTATTTAATCTGCAAAGTACTGTACACAATGTTATGTCTCGAACGTCCTGCCATACTCCGCAGTAAAGTTCACGGTTAGGAAATATAACGCTATACCGTGTAAATAATTTGTCTCGGAATCGGACAATAActgaaaaaacaatttaaatcattGGCAATCATCGAACATTCTGCATGTGGTAAGTTTGTTTATGATAATATTTCTTGGGAAAATCCATAAATATGTCTTCAGTacggaaataaataaaaatcatgaaaagtTTATGCTTGTTGCGGTTTAGCAGACGACGCAATGTGAAATGCGGTTTATGCACCTAAAAAACATTATTTGCGACTGAAATGGGAAAAgtattgaaattatatatatttgatatgcttACAAAGGTAgcatgtagaaaaaaaatgaaaaaacccgAAGTATAGGAAGTCCCTCTTTccgaattttttaaaactatggaACGCCATCGCtgacataaattttataaactatataatatcaatttttatttctttttttaaatagtcaTGTACTTGTAACCAGGATTAAAACAAGTTCAATTCCTTAGTATATTTATGTTCCTGATGTCACTGAGAATTTTGTTTACTAGTTGGATCCTATAATAAACTTACAACTTATTCATTATTACAGTTGCTGCACAAGAATTCCACACCTGTTGTGTAATATGATCTGAAGTTCAAGTAATGAGGTAGCTACTTACATAGTTATTTAATCTCATTGTCTTTGAATGGATTTTTATAtgataataacattttctttgcTATATAGCATAATAGATATATTTGTAAACAGACTTGAAAATAGAATTTCTTAGCATATTTATCTTCTTGATGTCCCTgattttttgttcattatttatttatattcatttggaTCCTGTAATAAacttattacttattttattattacagttGCTGCAGAAGAATTCAACACCTGTTGTGTATTATGGTATTGGTATTTAGCTGAAGTTAGGTCATGAGGTAATTACTTAAGTTATTAGTTATATGTGACTGAAATGGTAAATTAgtgaatttgtatatatttgatatgCTTTCAGGAGTATCATGTAGGGAAATATGGGGGAAAAGCAATAAAGAAAGtctctctttttttattatttaactatGGAACGCCATCGTGGACAtaaattttatgcataaaataatgtccattttttattatttttttttaaatagtcctGTACTTGTAACCATTACACTTCCTTAGCATATCTATGTTCCTGATGTCACTGAGAATTTTGTTTACTAGTTGGGTCCTATAATAAACTTGTAACTTATTTCAGTATTACAGTTGCTGCAGAAGAATTCCACACCTGTTGTGTATTATGATCTGAAGTTCAAGTCATGAGGTAGTTACTTACATAGTTATTTAATCTTATTGTCTTTGAATGGATGTttgtatgataatgttattttcttGGCTATtaagcatataaaatatatttgtaaacagaCCTAAATACAATTTCTTAGCATATTTATCTTCTTGATGTCCCTTATTTTTtggttcattatttatttatattcttctTAAACTTATTACTCTTTTTAATTATTACAGTTGCTGCAGAAGAATTCAACACCTGTTGTGAATAATGATATTGGTATTCAACTGAAGTTCAGATCATGAGGTAATTACTTAAAAGTTATTAGTTATTTAATTTCATCATCTTTGAATGGATTTTTGTAtgataataacattttcttgGCTCTTAAATGTACATAGAGATTGTTCAATGATCTTTTGAATTTCAAGTAACTTTTTCGTATTATAGTATAGATTattgatacatttgtatttctattCCAATTGCAGTACTTCTGATGAAAACACTTGCGTTTTATGTGGCGTTAGAGACGACAACCCCACTTCAGTTCTTGGCGACAGGGGATGCCAGAGCATCATAGCAGCCAGCAAGAATAAGGGTTAGTGCTTCTTAAAAGCAAGTATTTAAAGGGTCTTGTGTTGTAGGCTCTCCTGATCTATATATATCAGTTTAATATTTCGTACTATAGTGTCATCTAGTATAACATTATCTAGGTAGCACAATAACattgccattttcttaaattgtttcTTCCAAAACTTGTAAAATCGTTTCTTTTATACTTACTAAAGCTGAAatgaattcattcagtattgtctaTGATTAAACTATTGTCACACACGCGCACACATGCATGCACATGCGTGTATTAtccaaaatatatttcttcagcAACATCAAATATGTaagaaacatgaaattctaaATGAAAGCATAAATAAAGATTAATGTAAGGTTTATTAGTTATAAGTAAAGTAAATTTGTATGAATTACAGGTCGAACGTTGGTCGTCTCACCTGGACAGCAAGTTCACAAGGAATGCAGGAGGATTTACTGCCACCCCAATCAGAATCGTCTCAATAGCAGCAGCaaagaaaatttatatacaaGTCCAAGTACTAGACAGTCATTAGAATTATCATTTGACTTTCAAACGAAGTGTTTTTTCTGTGGAACAAATGCAACACATAAACAACATAAACGTAAACGAGGTAGAGATGTTCACCCTGTTTTAACATTAGAGTTTCAAAAGTCTATTAAAGATGTTTGTTTAGAAAGAAATGATGATTGGGGTGATATAGTATTAGGCCGATTAGAATGTGTTTGTGATCTTCCTGCTGCTGAAGCTAGATATCACCAGTCTTGTTGTTCTAATTTTAGGTCTGGATATAAAATTCCAAAATGTTTTCAGTCACCAGTGACAGATGATGGAGCAGCATATGAGACGGACCAGTGCAGCAAGACAAAAAAAGGCAGACCTGCTTGCGTTTGTGCTGACAATGCCTTCAAAACTGTTTTGGAAGAATTTGAGGAAACTGAAATTGGGTTTACCACAATCAGCGACTTGGTACAAAAAATGGCATCCAT comes from the Mercenaria mercenaria strain notata chromosome 9, MADL_Memer_1, whole genome shotgun sequence genome and includes:
- the LOC123566002 gene encoding uncharacterized protein LOC123566002 translates to MSTSDENTCVLCGVRDDNPTSVLGDRGCQSIIAASKNKGRTLVVSPGQQVHKECRRIYCHPNQNRLNSSSKENLYTSPSTRQSLELSFDFQTKCFFCGTNATHKQHKRKRGRDVHPVLTLEFQKSIKDVCLERNDDWGDIVLGRLECVCDLPAAEARYHQSCCSNFRSGYKIPKCFQSPVTDDGAAYETDQCSKTKKGRPACVCADNAFKTVLEEFEETEIGFTTISDLVQKMASICGEDNSYSTTYMKRRMLEHYGNSIIITELNGKSNVVTFRSRAHAILHNYYHRQNKNDSESEKLAIIKTAGKLILNDIKDMEENTEIYPSANDMSTEGNRKYVPPSLVTLLQQLIDQKDQRELSQLLAKQLSKQRFLEV